In Cardinium endosymbiont of Dermatophagoides farinae, the sequence GTACCTTAAGCACCTCTACATGTTCCTGAGCAACAGCATAATGCATCGGGGTATCATAATAGTTATTTCTTGCATTCACATCAATTTTTTTGTCTTTCAACAATAATTGAGCTTTCTGCCAATCGCCTTCAAAAGCTGCCACATGAAGTAACGTATCGCCATGTCTATTGCTTTCATCGATAGCAACACCTGCATCTTGTTCCAACATATCCTTTACAATTTAAGCAACACTGCCAATAGATTGCTTTCAAAACTTAATTGCTAAATGGCGATTTTATCTTCTATACTCCCTAAAATACAACTGAGTATCCTGGCACTTTTTCTATAAAACTGCACACCACAAAATAGGTTTTGAAAGGAGTCTATTAAAACAGCCTGCGTTAAGAGATAAGAGGTTAAAAATCACTAATTTACAGCAGAAAAATAATATAGTTTCATTTGGTTGAATTTTAATTTAGTAAATTTTTTACAAAAAAATCCTTTTAGAAGATTAAAACGCAATCAAATTAAATGGGGTTAGTCCTATGAAAGGCACATTATTAGGGTAATAAGAAAAATCGTTTGTAAACGTACGCTCAATGGCGTCAAATGTAAGGAGTATTTTTGCTGATTATCATACAAAATAGCATATTCTTTAGCTTTGCTATTTTATTTAGTATGTAAACTTTCCTTTTATTATCTCATAAAAAGATGTAAAAAGGACTGGATATTGGAAATTATTGTAGACTAAGAATATTTTCTATACGACGCGCACATATATTGCGTGTACAGAAATAAGATGAATCTAGGTGAACTAAAGTCTATAGTTACAAAGGTCTATACAAGGTCATGGATATGCGCACGAGATAAACCAGTAAGAAACATAATATCTTCTATAGGGTATCCCTTTAGAAGCATAGATTTGGCAATCTCTATATTTCTTTCTAATTTCCCCTTCTCTTCTCCTACTTGGATCCCCTCTTGTCTTCCTTTTTTCTCTCCTTCTTGTCTGAATCTTTCAGTTAGTGACATGGCAATTTTCTTTAATTTAGGATCAAGTAATTCTACTGCATTGGTATGATCATCTATTGATAGTATATACTAAAGCACATTGTTAATATAAGGAATATATCCTTTTTTTTCTAGATGCAGCAATATATTCTGATAGTCTGGTAACCACTCACAAAAGTCCCGATATATTCCTTGCTTGAGTATCATGGCAGCGCCAGCCGCTTGTTTCCAATTGAGTAGTGCTTCGTTTGTTGTAGTGTGTAGATCTACCAGATGAAAACCTGCAAACATATATCTTGCTGCCTGGTTTAAACTAGGAAATAAATCATGAAAATTAGTAGGACCTTTATATGGCTTACTGCCGTTGTACAAACAGATGTTGACAATAGCTGGTAAAGATGTATTCCCATGTTCACTTACATGTTGCCTGATTAACTGTGCATTATACTCTAAAAATCTCACCGAAATTAATGGATCTTCCTCAGACTGACGCTCTACATGTAGATAGATGTAGTGTTCTGTACCCTTGATACGCGATTTAAAAATACAGTCACTGCTTATACTTTTACCTGTAGCACTCACAAACTCTCTATTGGTCAATAGTAAGTTA encodes:
- a CDS encoding Rpn family recombination-promoting nuclease/putative transposase, with amino-acid sequence MEKKDKERQPHDKFFKQTFSRKEVILSFLKARLPKEIFNQIDQDNLLLTNREFVSATGKSISSDCIFKSRIKGTEHYIYLHVERQSEEDPLISVRFLEYNAQLIRQHVSEHGNTSLPAIVNICLYNGSKPYKGPTNFHDLFPSLNQAARYMFAGFHLVDLHTTTNEALLNWKQAAGAAMILKQGIYRDFCEWLPDYQNILLHLEKKGYIPYINNVL